The stretch of DNA CCCACAAAACTTCGCACCTCTGAAACTGTTTGGggcctctcccacttcaccacaGTCTCTATCTTCGCCGGATCAACGGCTATTCCTTGGGCTGAGATCACATGGCCCAGGAATTGTACCTCTTccaaccagaattcacatttCGACAACTTCCCATACAACTGGTGCTCTCTGAGAATCCCCAATACTACTCTTAGATGCTCTGCGTGTTCTTCTCTGCTCTCGGAGTAGATCAGAATGTCATCGATAAACACTACTACAAACTGATCTAAATATGGCCTgaaaatcctattcatgtaatccatgaatatagccgGCGCATTGGTCACCCCAAAAggcatcactacatactcgtagtgACCATACCGTGATCGAAAAGCTGTCTTCTGGACATCCTCCGGCCTGACAAGGATCTGATGATACCCAGATCTCAGGTCTATTTTTGAGAACACCGCAGCTCCCCTCAACTGATCCAACAGATCATCAATCCTCGGCAAtgggtacttattctttatcgtTAGCTTATTCAGCTGCCggtaatcaacacacaaccgggagctaccatctttctttttcactaacagaactggtgctccccacagtgatgcactcggtcggatgaacttcttctcaagcagatCCTCAATCTGTTTCTTTAGCTCAGCTAACTCAGCAGGCGCCATTCTGTACGGTGCCATAGAAACTGGCCCAGCGCCAGGGATGAGGTCAATGGAGAAATCTACATCCCTGCTAGGCGGTAGTTCTGGAATCTCATCCGGAAATACATCTGCATATGCATCCACTACCGGGATCCTGTTGATCTGCTCAACCGTGCTCATCTTCTCTGCCTGGGCCACAATCATGTAACAGGTAGCTCCAGCCTCAATCTCTCTCGCCGCCTGATTAGACGAGATCAGTTCTAGCCCCACCGTCTCAGGAAACACTATCTGACGCTGCCCGCAATCAATGACGACATAGTTGCTCGACAACCAATCCATGCCCAGAATCACGTCTAGACCCTCCATCGGCAAACAAATGAGGTTCAACCTGAACCTACGGCCTGCCACCTCCATAGGACACCCCACGCACATAgaagtggtggatacctctccaGACGCTGGCGTCGCCACTAAAAGCTCGCACCCCAGCTCTCGCATCGTGAGCCCgagcctcctcacacattcattaGACACAAACGAATGAGTGGCTCCTGAGTCGAACAACACCACTACCTCGTGGTCACACAACAAACATAGAAACTGCAAAAGATTACCTGACTGTTTCGCCTCTGTGGTCGTCAAGGCGAACACACGCCCCGGTGCTCTAGGTCGGTCTCCTACTGGTCTCGTAGCTGGCGCACCACCAGCTTGTCTTCTGTTAGGACACTGACGTGCAAAGTGCCCTGTCTGCTGGCATGCGTAGCACCTACCAGTACTACTGCCTCCACCTGTACTGCTGGCAGGTTTAGTACAATCCCTCCTCAAGTGTTCCCCGCCACAGTTAAAACACCGTAATCTTCCCCAGGTAGTCGGCGGTCTGCTATAAGGTTTCCTCTGAGG from Vigna unguiculata cultivar IT97K-499-35 unplaced genomic scaffold, ASM411807v1 contig_496, whole genome shotgun sequence encodes:
- the LOC114172201 gene encoding uncharacterized protein LOC114172201 — its product is MANRRRRNTAGADDIAQAIHRMVDAMQPIAAPPRAVVAPTRPVAMEDFMKHRPAKFSGKATPDEADAWMRECEKICRVLGCTDEQRLLFVTFLLVADAEYWWQGMQQLMQTRGEQVTWTVFRTRFLEKYFLDSARHEREAEFLTLQQGTMTVAAYIERFEYLARFYTPEVTEEWRCRRFEGGLKHEIRRFIVPLRIREFPVLVEQAKTVEQLETGSSSGGKQDCTKPASSTGGGSSTGRCYACQQTGHFARQCPNRRQAGGAPATRPVGDRPRAPGRVFALTTTEAKQSGNLLQFLCLLCDHEVVVLFDSGATHSFVSNECVRRLGLTMRELGCELLVATPASGEVSTTSMCVGCPMEVAGRRFRLNLICLPMEGLDVILGMDWLSSNYVVIDCGQRQIVFPETVGLELISSNQAAREIEAGATCYMIVAQAEKMSTVEQINRIPVVDAYADVFPDEIPELPPSRDVDFSIDLIPGAGPVSMAPYRMAPAELAELKKQIEDLLEKNSRLCVDYRQLNKLTIKNKYPLPRIDDLLDQLRGAAVFSKIDLRSGYHQILVRPEDVQKTAFRSRYGHYEYVVMPFGVTNAPAIFMDYMNRIFRPYLDQFVVVFIDDILIYSESREEHAEHLRVVLGILREHQLYGKLSKCEFWLEEVQFLGHVISAQGIAVDPAKIETVVKWERPQTVSEVRSFVGLAGYYRRFVEGFSKMVSPLTQLTRKDQPFSWTDECEACFEDMKRRLTTALILAIPDTTKTFEVYCDASYQGLGCVLMQDKRSVAYASRQLKVHEKNYPTHDLELAAVVFALKTWRHYLYGAQFQVFSDHKSLKYLFDQKELNMRQRPDALSRKRIHVSAMMIRELELIEQLRDMNLGLDMGPGQIRCSMLRITNEFLDELRVEQGKD